From Punica granatum isolate Tunisia-2019 chromosome 1, ASM765513v2, whole genome shotgun sequence:
GCCTAAATGACCACAAACCATCCCCAAGTGTTGATACACCCAGGGATCCAAACCTGAAGGTCAACGATCTGATGTTGGACCAGCCAAGAAGATGGAACTCACCGCTCCTTTCAAGTCTTTTCGAGCAAGAGACTGTGCGAAATATCCTCAGGATCCACCTCGCCCAAGGCAACCTCGAAGACTCGGCTCACTGGACCCCGAACTCATCAGGGAAGCATTCTGTTAAATCCTTCTACCTCATATATCAGCAGCACAGATTCCAAAATCACAGCGGATCACTGTGGACAAACATCTGGAATCTTAAAATTCACGATCGCCTCAAACTCCACTTGTGGAGAACAGCAAGTGAATGCCTCCCCTGGTTCAGCGAAGAGAACTCCCCCTGTCCTCTTTGCTAAACCAGCTCCGATAAACTAGATCATCTCTACGGAGAGTGTATCTTTTATCGTGTTACTTGGAGGGAATCACCTTGGAATTTCCATTCCAACTCCTTCCCTAACAGCAATGCTGTGGAGCTAATAAATTTTGTTACCCTTCCCCCTTCATCTCTTATGCCAAACGCTCAGGATAGAACCAAGTTTTCGCTATATGCAGCATTAACTCTTTACCATCTATGGATCTCACGAAATAATGCTTTGCATGCAGGTAAATCAACTGATCTTCACGAAACCATCAAGAGGTCTTTTATGGAGCATAGCAGGAGTGGAAGCAGCGATAATCAGAATGGAGGCTCCTGGCCGATACATCCACTGCAGCTTTCAGCTGATCAAGTTCCCACTGGACCAGATTGGAGCATCATTAGCACGGACGCAGCGTGGAACAGTAACAGAGCTTGCCTCTCAGGAATCTTCCAACGACCAGATTGCCCACCGTTTCAATCTTGGTTCCAGATCTCCTCGGAGGAAAAGCCACTCCAAGCAGAAGCTCGAGCCGCCCTCTTAGCCCTCTCAATTGCTGCTGGAAAAGGATTGTCCAAGATTTGGCTGAGAAGCGACGCCTTAATTTTGGTAGATGCCATCTTGCACCCACATAACTCGCCGTGGGAAATTAGAACCTTAGTTGCGGATATTATTTCTAGTCTTAGCCTTTTTTTCGAATTGGTTGTGTTCCTGGATCCCTAGGGAAGAAAATACCCTTGCTTACGACCTATGCCATTTCGGTTCAAAGtcaaattttcattctctTTGTATTTTTGAAGGGTATCCCCTGATAGAACCAGTTGACATTGTACCCCCTTTACCTTTTAATGAATTatcttatttatcaaaaaaagagATTCCAAATTCACTTCTGTAAATAGAGCAAGAATAAAGGAAGCAAAACACAGTATCTTTGACAAAAagtttaaagaaaagagaatatGATTCTCCTAATTTCCGGTGatatataattgatatataaacatacaaagatatatatatatatatatatatatatacacgcgcgcgtatataaaaaaaatgactcAAATAATCACAAATTTTACACTTTTCTACATTTTATCACAAACTTTTTGTCTGTAAAAAATACATGAACTCCTCAATCGTCCCATCTGTTCTGTCATACTTGGTGATAGAGCAAACGGAGCTGAGTAGGCTAACAGAGGCTTATGTCCGTTTGTATGTATGAGTGAGTTGGCTTGGTGGGACCCGATAAGACGAAATGACTCGCTCGCCCTCATTCCACCTCTTCCTATCTTGTCCATTTGGGGACAAAATCGTTAACTTGCTCCACCCCctcttcgtcttcttcctcctcctttctCCGACGCCAACTCCCCTGCCGCCAGCATAATCTGGTCGAGGTCGCAGGCGGGATTTCCAGCGCGATCAACCCACTGGCCGTTGTTGTCGCGGAAGAAAGCGCGATCTGCAGTGACGCGGTAGGGGATGGGGATGGCCTGGTTGATGGCGGATGATGATCCGAGATCGATGTCGGGGTCGGAGAGGTTGGAGTTGGAGACGGAGAAGGCGTCAGAAGGGTCGATGAGCTCCCACTGGGAGAAGAGGAGCTCAAAGCCGAAGTCATTGTCTTCTTCCCCGGGGAAGAAGAGTTCCACTGATGATGATGACTTGATCGCCATTGAGGATGATCTCTCTCTTGCTTTGCTTGGTTCTCTGCCTCTTTGAGAAGGGAATGGGAACGGGATGGAAGTTTTCTCTATGGGAGAGGAGTGGGGAGACGAGAAATGGCGGATTTAAGCCAAATCCgcagggaagggaagggaaggatACGCTCTGAAGTCTGAACCTCGAGTTTGTACAAACTCCCTCTTTCTCTACCTCTGCCCCTTCCTCCCCttactttttcttcttcctcctctgccTCCCCTGCTAATGTGAAAGCTCGAAGCAGAGCAGCTCGGAGACAGAGCTTCTGGAATTTGATCTAGGAACCTGCTAAAGGACATGCACGCGAGAAGAACGTTGGAGAATCAGAACCAAATCTAGGAATCTGCTAAAGGCCTCACCTTCAGGGTAATCATCCTGCAGGAGGTCAAGATACGGGTCCCATTTGTTCCCAATTACCTTTACAAAAAACACCCACAAGCCGATGAGGCAGAAGTCAACGACAAGGCACAATCTCCCCAGCTAAAACACCAGAGAGTTTCGTTAAAACACCCAAATACTTTGGCCTCCAGCAGCAGTACCTCCAGGGGAAGCCCGACGCCCAAATACTTTCGGGGAGAACAATCCCGAGGCTAAAGAGACGATGGGACAATTGCCGAAGCTCCGAGCaatggagagagagggggcGGCATGTACAAagctttgtttttcttttttctttttcgtttttgttttttttttcaattttcaattttttaaaatttttagaattattttgtaaataatcGGGGCCACTCGGCTTGTCTTCATAAGCCAACTCAGCTCTATAAGCCGCTATTAGCCAACCGAGCTCCGTCAGTTTGCTACTTCAGGAAATGTGACGGAATGATGGTCGGATGGTAGATGGTGTAATGATTAAGAGTGCGCT
This genomic window contains:
- the LOC116195247 gene encoding uncharacterized protein LOC116195247, which produces MAIKSSSSVELFFPGEEDNDFGFELLFSQWELIDPSDAFSVSNSNLSDPDIDLGSSSAINQAIPIPYRVTADRAFFRDNNGQWVDRAGNPACDLDQIMLAAGELASEKGGGRRRRGGGAS